AGATCGTGCAGGATCGATTCGACGATTGATACGGATCGTCGTGTGCCGCTCTGACCAGCCTGTCGGTACGGAATAGACTTACACGAGAGGGGTTGGGAATATTTGCCAAGGTCGCCATTGTTTTGCCGTGCTGGGGAGTAACTCTACACATGACGGCAAAAACCTGTGTCGTGACGGGATCCTCGAGCGGAATCGGGCGGGCTATCGCCGAGCGGTTCGGCGAGGAAGGACACAACGTCGCAGTGAATTACAGAAGTTCCAGAGAGGGGGCCGAGCGGACGGCGGCCGCCGTCGAAGCGGCCGGTGGCTCGGCGTTGATCGCTCAGGCCGACGTGACCGACATCGAGGCTGTCCAACGGATGGGTGAGAAGGTCCACAGGGAGTTCGGATCGGTAGACGTGCTGGTGAACAACGCCGGGATCAATCAGGACGTCAAGTTCACCGAGATGACCCACGAGGAGTGGGATACGGTTCTGGACGTGCATCTCGACGGCGCGTTCCACGCCACCCAGACGTTCTACGACGACCTGGCCGCGTCCGAGGAGGGTCGGTTGATCAACATCTCCAGTATCATCGGCAAAGGCGGGAATTTCGGACAGGCGAACTACGCGACGGCCAAGGCAGGAATGTTCGGGTTCACGCGGACGCTCGCGCTCGAACTCGCTCCCAAGGGATCGACCGCGAACTGTGTCGCGCCCGGCTTCATCGCGACCAGAATGGTCGAGGACCTCCCCGAGCATATCAAAGATCAGATCCGGGAGGACACGCCGCTCGGCCGGCTGGGTACGCCCGAGGAAATCGCGGAAATCGTCGCGTTTCTGGCGAGCGACCGATCGTCGTTCATCACCGGTGAGGTCATCGACGCTAACGGGGGCAAGGACCTGTAGCTCCCGACGAGCGAGAGTGGTTTCCGTCAGGTCGCAGGATCCGGATGATCGCCGTCAGCAGCCGGCTCGGATAGTTCCGTTGCCGCGCTGTCATCGGGTGCTTCTGCCGGGTCGTCGTCTCCCGGTTTCTCTTCGTCGGGTTCGTCTACAGCGGACGCGTCTTCGACGGGTCCGTCGTCCTCGGCGACTGGAGTCGATGCAGCTTCCATCTCGGCGGCCATCTCGGCCATCGCCTCGGCGTCCTCGTCGGGGTCGTTGAGCACGTCCGCGGTATGCAACTTGATCTCCCCGCCGGCGCGGATCGTTCCGTCGACGGTCGCGTTCTCGTGCAGGCGGACGTTCTCGGCCGCGACGTCGCCCCAGATCTTGACGCCCGGCCCGACCGCCAGATCGCCGTTGCGTGTCGTGACGTTCCCCTTGATCTCCGATCCGCGACCGACGACGACGTCGTCTTTGCCCCGGAGGCTCCCGAAGAGGACGTTGTCCCGGCCGACAGTCACCGACTCGGCCCGGACGTTGCCGTGGATCCGGCAGTCGTCACCGACCCGCGCGGGCGTCGAGACGCGCCAGGCGTCGTCGCCGACGGTCGCACCCCGCGGGATGACGACCGGCTCCTCGTCGTGGTCGCCATCGAGCAACTCCGAGAGGGCGTCCTCGGCGGCCTCCTGCTCGCCGATCCGCAACAGCTGGCCGAGATAGACGAACAGGAAGACGATCGTCGGCATGGGATTGCGGATGACGATCCAGCCGTTGGCCTCGAACCCCTCCTCGATGTCGACGTCGTCGCCGATGTCGATATCGCCTGCGACCTTCAACTGGCCGCCGACGTGGACGCGCTCGCCGAGATAGGCGTCCTCGCCGACGAGCACGTTGTCCGCGACATCACACCACATGTCCAGCCGACAGTCGCCCTCGGCCTCGATGTGGCCCCCGAAACGGACGCGCTCGCCCGCGATCACGTTCCGTCCGCGGACGCCGAACTCCACGGTCGACTGGCCGCCGACCAGTACGTCGCCGTCGGTGACGAGGTCGTGTTCCTCGACGGTCGTTCCGTCGGGAATCGCCAGTTCCTCGAGCGGGTCCGATCGAAACAGCACACGTATCATACGTCGATCGTCCGTATTAAAGCCATAGCACGCGTCTGCCGCGCGTCTGCCGCGCGTCTGACGTGCGATCGGATCGCGCTCGTTTTGAGGGTCGGGACCCAACCCGAAAGTAATGACAGTACTTTCGTTCGACGAACAGGGCGTGGACGTGATCTACGAAGGCCACGAGTTCCGCCTGGAGAAGTCCCTCATTGAGGACGCCATCGAGAAGCCCTATCCGGACGTGACCGACCACGAGGTGCTCAGGATCGTCGAGGAAAACCCGTCGCTGTCAGGAGAGCCACGGCGGATCAGCGAGGTGCTGGAGTCACCGACCGACGAGTGACCCGGGCGTTGCGACTCGTCTCGGGTCGAGCCGCGGGGCCGCGACGAGGAAATCAGTCCGCGCTGGCAGAAAGAGGTTCTTTGACTTCCGATTCCAGTTCGGACGTCAGCCCGTCAGCGAGAGCGAAGACGGCCGCCTTGTGGTCGGTTTTCGACTTGTGAATCGATGTCGGTCGAACGCCCTGGTCGAGGTATTCGTCGTGTTCGACGGTGTTTCCGGTGTGCTCCTCGTAGTGTTCCTGTACCTGTGCGAGCAGGCCGTGAAGGTGAATGAGTTCCTGCTTTTTCATGGTCATCCATCCCTACCAACTGGAGGGTTATAGTAGTATCCCGAGAATAGTTAACACACACCTCCCGTATTTCGGCGTTTTATTAGGTTCTATTACCCGATATGAAGGTAGACGAAAAACTACCTCACAGACTCGGGACGGGAACCGGTGGTCACGCCGACCGTCGACGATATTCGCTCCTTGCAGATCATACTGATGGCGATCCCCTTTCGAACTGATCTGGCACGCCGGCGTGCCAGATATCCTCACGAACGTCTAGCCACCAGTATCAATCCGTTTGTGGCAGTGCCAGTGCCCCGACCGCCAGCGCGAGCACGGCCAGTCCGGTCAGGATCGCGAGGTTCACGAGCGGGTCCTCCCGGCCGTAAGAGGCGAGCACGACGCCGTCGGCCAGCGCCGGGGTTTCGAACGTGGCCGCTCGCACGCCCCGGGAGAAGTACGTCAGCGGCGACAGTTCCAGCAGCGGTCGGAACCACGCCGGCAGCAGCGACGGCGGAACGAACGTCTCCGAGAGGAACAGAAGCGGGAGCGCGATCGCGTTGCTGGCGGCGATGACGCCGTCCTGTGAGTCGGCGAGCGCGCCGAGTATCGCTCCGATCCCGCAGAACAGCGCCACAGCGGCGACGACGAACGGAACCAAAAGCGGCGACAGGACGATCTCGGCACCCGTCACGGCGAGCAACAGACCGAGCAACAGTAACGCGGCCAGTCCGATGACCGCGACGTTGACGACCGTCTGTGCGAGCAGCCACTCCCAGCGCCGCAGCGGCGTGGTCGCGAGTTTCTCGAAGCGGTTGCCCTCGCGGTGGCGAGCCACTTCGCTGCCGACCCGCGAGAGCGGCGTGAATAGCACGACGACGGCGAGATAGCCGGGCACGTAGTAGCCGGGCGGTTCGGTGAATAGCCCACCGCCGGTCGGCTGGGTCTCGACTAGCGCGCCGAAGATGAGGACGATCAACAGTGGAAACAGGAACGTGAAGAACACGGCCGTCCGCCGCCGGAGAAACGACAGTGCCGCCGCCCGCGAGGCGGCGTGGACCCGTCCGAACCGGCTCATGGCTGGCCTCCGTCGGCCGCGATCGGACCTGCCGCGTCCAGCTCTGCCGGATCGAGCGGATCGCCCCCGTGGCCGACCGCCGTGCCGGTCAGACCCAGATAGACGTCCTCCATATCGGGTTCGCGCCAGGTGAGCGATCCGGGTGTGATCCCGGCTGAACTCAACCGATCGACGACCGTCCCAATCTCCGTCGGCGCGATGTCCATCACGACGAGTTGCCCGTCCCGCCTGGTTGTCTCGAACCCGATCGAGAGCGGCTCTGATGGCTCGCCATCGACGTCGATCACGAGCCGGGTCCGCCCGCCGTATTCCCCGATCAGCGCCCGCGGGGAATCCAGCGCGAGCAGTTCGCCGTCCGCGAGCAGCCCAACCCGGTCGGCCAGCCGCTCGACCTCGGCCATGTAGTGGGTCGTCAGCACGATCGTCGTCCCGCCGTCCGCGAGCCCCTCCAGCAGTCGCCAGACAGCGCGGCGACCCGACGGGTCGATCCCGGTCGTCGGCTCGTCGAGCACGAGCAGTTCAGGGTCGTTGACCAGCGCCGTTCCGACGCAGACCCGGCGCTGCTGGCCGCCGGAGAGGTGCTCGTAGGCGGTGTCGGTCGCGTCCTCGAGGCCGACGTCCGAGAGGACAGCCGTCGCGTCCCGGGCGTGGTCGTAGAGGCCGGCGTAGTACTCTAGCAGTTCCCGCGCGGTGAGCCGAGCAGGCGGGTCGAACGACTGGGGGAGCAGGCCGATGCGCGATCGGTCGACCGACCGCGGCGACTCGCCGAACAGCTCGACCGTGCCCTCTGCGTCGGTCGTACCCGTCAGCGCGCGCACGAGCGTCGTCTTGCCCGCACCGTTCGGGCCGACCAGCCCCAGTACCTCGCCCTCGCCGACCGAGAGCGAGACGCCCGCGAGCGCGACCGTGTCGCCGTACGTGCGGGCGAGGTCGCGCGCGAGGAGTACGTCAGTCATGTGTCTCTCTCAGAGCACGCGCGGGAAAGCCAGTTCGGTTCCGGCAGAGCCACACACCCACGAACAGCAACCGCGGTCACACTGTCGGCCGCCAGTACAATAGCCCGACAGTGACGACGAACACGGCGACCGAGAGGTCGTATCCGCCGGCGTAGACCGCGCCGGCGATCGCCGCACCGCCACCGATCGTCCCCGTGACGAAGGCGGCGACGATCGGCCACGTACAGGAGATACACGAGAACAGTCCGAGCACGCCCGCGATGGCCGATCCGGCGGCATCGATGACCGTCGCATAGACCAGATAGGCCAGCGCGAGGTAGCCGACCAGCTTGTAGGGGAGGACGGTCAGCTTCAACATCGCTCCGTCGTACAGTAGGGCCGGGCTGAATCCGGGCGGGGTCCCGAGCGCCACCTGTGGAGTGACGACGTGATGGGTGGCTGTGCCGAACAACCCGCCGACGTACGCCAATAGCAGGAGGTATCCGGCCGCGAGCGCGCCGGCGAGATACCGTCGGCGCGGCGGGGCCGGCGCGGGCGTCGTCCGCCAGAGCGCCCACAGCCCGACGTTGATCCAGACGAACGGATAGAGCACGTACCGCGCCCCGAGCAGCGAAGCGAACGTCGGTCGCGCCGTCACGAACCACAGCCACAGCACGAGCAACTCGGCGTTGACGACGAGAAACGCCCAGCGCGCGGTCTCGGGGGCCGGTCGCAGGCGGGCCGTCAAGGTGGTCGCGTTGTGCATCTTAGATCGCCAGGGCGTCGATCACGACGGCCACGAGGAACGCCCCGAGGTAGGCGTTCGAGGCGTGAAACGCTCGAAACGCGGCCGATTCAGTTCGCTCGCGGTGCAACCGGACGACCATCCACAGGAAGACGGCTCCCAGCACCACCGTCGTCGCGCCGACGAGCGCGCCCAGATCGGCGATCGCGGTCACGACCGTCGCAGCCAGCAGCGTCGCCGCCAGATACCAGAGGATGTGCTTGCGCGTGGTCGCTTCCCCGCGAACGACGGGCATCATCGGGAAACCGCCCCGGGCGTAGTCGTCCTTATACGCCAGCGCGAGGTTGTAGAAGTGTGCGGGCGTCCACAGGAAGATCAGCGTCGCCAGCGCCAGCCCGGCAGGTCCGATCGTCCCCGTGACGGCCGCCGACCCGATCAGCGCCGGGAGCGCACCGGCGAACCCGCCGATGACGGTGTTCTGGACGGTGTTGGGTTTCAAAACGAGCGTGTATATCACGCTGTAGAAGACGATCGCGACCAGCCCCAGCACGGCAACGAGGACGTTGACCGTCAGGAAGGCCGCAAGCGAGAGCGCGCCGAGCGCGAACCCGAACGCCAGCGCGTTCGTTACCGGGACCTGTTCGGTCGTCAGCGGTCGGTCCGCCGTCCGGTTCATCCGGCGGTCGACGTCGCGTTCGAGGATGTGATTGAAAGTGCCACTGGAGCCGATCGCAAGCACCCCGCCGCCGATCGTCGCGAGGATCGTCTCGATCGGGATCGAGCCGTCGGCAGCGAGCGCCATCCCGGCGGCGGCGACGAGACTGAGCAGCCACATCAGTCGCGGCTTGGTCAGGCTGACGTACGCACGAACTGTCTCGACGAGGCCGCTTGGACGGGTAACCGTCACGTCTCCGACCGGCTCGGACACGGGTCCAGGGTCGGTCGTCACCGGCTGGTCGTCGGCACCGGCCTCCAGATGCCAGGCCAGCGCGGCGACGAGCGCGCCGAAGATCGACGCCGCGACGCCGAGGTGAACCGAGGGGATCTCGCCGGCTGCGCCGGTCGTCGCGACGGCCGCACCGACGCCGATCTGGACCGGAAACAGCGCGAGGGCAACCGCCAGCGCGTATTTCACCCGGCGTCGCCGTGCGACGCGCCAGCCGACGACGGCCGTCGCGATCACGAGCAGGCCGACCAGCAGCGCAGTCACGCGATGCCCCCAGGCGATCATCAGTGCTGGCTCGGTCAGCGACGGCGGCTGCGAACAGGTCGGCCAGCTCGAACAGGCACTGGCCGCGTCTGCGATAGCCGCCGTCGCGCCGGCGACGATCAGCGCGTAGACGCCGATCACCGCCCCGGTGAGCAACGCCGTGAACGTCCGTGTGTCTGTCTCCCGCACGGGATCTGTCTCACCTATCAGGTCCGGCTCTGGATATTTAATTCTCGCGTTACCCCTCGTCCTATGTAGGGTTTTGTATATAAGGTACCAGAATAGTAGGGGTGAAAAGTCAAGGATAAAACCGCAGGGGAAGCAGGTTATTTATACCCAAGTTCCCAACACAGTGGCAATGACGCGCAACCGTGCAGGGGTCGTCGCGGTGCTATCGGGCGCGCTGGTCGCCGTCGGCAGTCAGCCCGCGCTCGCTCAGTCGACGGCCAGTTCCTCGACGGAAGAGGCGATCTGGGGGCTGAACTTCGAGTTGCTCGCGGTCGCGATCCCGATCACGATCCTCGTCGAGGCGATCCTCTTCTATACCGTCTGGCGGTTTCGGTCGAGCAACGTCGAGGAGGCAAAACCGACGAAAGAGAACCGACGGCTCGAGATCACCTGGACGGTCGCGACGGCGATCGTCCTGCTGTTCGTCGGTATCGGGGCCTACGGCGTCCTCGCGCAGGACGACGTCTCCGGGCAAGGCGAGGCGGACATGGAAGTACAGGTCTTCGCCGAGCGGTACGCCTGGAGTTACGAGTATCCCGAACAGAACGTCTCGAGCAGCGATCAACTCGTCATTCCGGTCAACCAGACGGTGAAGTTGAACATCACCTCGAAAGACTGGTTGCATGCCTTCCACGTGCCCGAACTCGGGCTGAAATCAGACGCGTTCCCCGCGCAGTCGAACTACCTCGTCACGACCCCACAGGAGACCGGCACCTATCAGGTCTACTGTGCCGAGTACTGCGGGGCGGGTCACTCGCTGATGATGTCGGAGGTCAACGTGACGACTCAGGAGAGATACGAGTCCTGGCTGGCTTCCCAGCAGGCCGAGTAATAACGCGCAAACGAGCTAGCGGCAACCTTTTTCTACCTACCCCGTGTGATACGTACACATGGAGGAAGCGTACGTACGGCTATTATGTCCCGAATGTTCCAAAGACTGGCAGTCGACGCCCCGTGACCTGCCGGAGCCGAGCGAAACCTATCACTGCCCGAACTGTCACGCTTCACGTCGTCTCTCGGAGTTCATGCGGACTGATCAGGACCTCCAGACGCTCAAGGAATTGCAGTAGTTCCAGCACGCTCCCGTCTACGACCGAACCCGAGTCGTTCACCCGCTCGTGGACGACCGGGCCCCGCAGGCCTCACATTGCAACAGCACCGCCCCTTTTTCTCGGATGAGCTTCGTGTCTGGCAGGCCACACTCCGAACAGAGGACGAACTCCGAGACGTAGGCGTCGATCGCCTCCGAGATCCGGCGTTCGCTGAAGCTCCCCGTCAGACGCGCGCGCCCGCTCTCGTCGATGTGACCACTGGTCCCCAGTTCGTTCTGGAGGAACTTGACCACGTGGCCGTCCTCGCGTCCGAGCCGATCCACGGTCGTCTGGAAGTTCTCGTAGACGGTGACGTTCCCCTCCTGTCGGATGTCGGGATCCGGTACGTCGAAGCGCTCGTTTCCGCCCTCGATGTCCGGCGTCTCCGAAATCGCACGGTCGAGCATGTCGTCGTAATCCATACCTGACCGTATCCGGCCGTCGAGTAAAAGCCTTTCATAGTGGCCGTTGTACGTCCCTTTCGGATCAACCGCACGACCTCGTGCGGTCGCACCGCTACAACGGTCACTGTCATCCTTGCTGCTGTATGTCTGTTCCGGGTCGACCGCACGCCGTCGAAGATGTGACGGAGTTTTCAACCTCCAACCCTAACAGACGATACAACGAATGGCAGACACTTCGGAAGCCGTCGACCCAGCGACGATAGAGAGCGATCTCGCCTGGAGCCACGAGATCGTCCAGGAGGTCTCCCGAACCTTCGCTATCACGATCGACATCCTCGAGGAGCCGATGTCTTCGTCTATCTGTGTCGGGTATCTCCTGTGTCGGATCCCGGATACGATCGAAGACGCCGGACACATCCCTCCCGAAACGAAGGCGTCACTGCTGGAGACGTACGATTCGATACTCGACCCGGCGGAGAGCACGTCCGTTGAAGCGTTCGAGCGAGACGTCGCGGAGTGGATTCCGGAGGATGGGGGTGCTGACTGGGAACTGGTCGCACAGACGGACCGTGTCCTGCGAGTGTTCGAGTCCCGGCCCGAGCGGATCCGGGAAGCGATCCGGCCACCGGCGCGGGAGTTAGTCGGCGGGATGGTGACGTTCGTCAGGCGGTACGCCTCGGAGGGCGGGCTGCGCCTGCAGGCGCGCGAGGAACTACACGAGTACTGTCACTACGCCGCCGGGACTGTCGGCGAACTCGTGACGAACCTCGTCACGGACGAGGAGACGCCCGCCGAAACCCGCGAACCACTGGAAGACAACGCCGAGTCGTTCGGGCTCGCGCTCCAGCTCGTCAACATCGCCAAAGACGTCGGCGCGGACTTTCACAAGGAGGACAACGTCTACCTGCCCGCCGACGAACTGAACGCACAGGGCGTCGATCAGGACGCGCTCGACAACCCGGACAACGCCGACGGCGTAGTCGCAGTCGTCAGGCGAACGATCGACGACGCCCGCGGGTATCTCGATGACGCCCAGACGTGGCTCGAACACGTCCCCGAGCGGGCGGGCAACCGCACCGCTGCGTGGGCGATTCCCTACCTGCTCGCGGTGGGCACGCTCAGAGAAGTCGAATCCCGGCCCGAGGACGTGCTCAGACCGGAGGGCGTGAAAGTCTCTCGACAGGAGGTCGGTGCCGTCATCGAG
This window of the Halapricum desulfuricans genome carries:
- a CDS encoding beta-ketoacyl-ACP reductase, whose translation is MTAKTCVVTGSSSGIGRAIAERFGEEGHNVAVNYRSSREGAERTAAAVEAAGGSALIAQADVTDIEAVQRMGEKVHREFGSVDVLVNNAGINQDVKFTEMTHEEWDTVLDVHLDGAFHATQTFYDDLAASEEGRLINISSIIGKGGNFGQANYATAKAGMFGFTRTLALELAPKGSTANCVAPGFIATRMVEDLPEHIKDQIREDTPLGRLGTPEEIAEIVAFLASDRSSFITGEVIDANGGKDL
- a CDS encoding acyltransferase, with the translated sequence MIRVLFRSDPLEELAIPDGTTVEEHDLVTDGDVLVGGQSTVEFGVRGRNVIAGERVRFGGHIEAEGDCRLDMWCDVADNVLVGEDAYLGERVHVGGQLKVAGDIDIGDDVDIEEGFEANGWIVIRNPMPTIVFLFVYLGQLLRIGEQEAAEDALSELLDGDHDEEPVVIPRGATVGDDAWRVSTPARVGDDCRIHGNVRAESVTVGRDNVLFGSLRGKDDVVVGRGSEIKGNVTTRNGDLAVGPGVKIWGDVAAENVRLHENATVDGTIRAGGEIKLHTADVLNDPDEDAEAMAEMAAEMEAASTPVAEDDGPVEDASAVDEPDEEKPGDDDPAEAPDDSAATELSEPAADGDHPDPAT
- a CDS encoding DUF5800 family protein; this translates as MTVLSFDEQGVDVIYEGHEFRLEKSLIEDAIEKPYPDVTDHEVLRIVEENPSLSGEPRRISEVLESPTDE
- a CDS encoding UPF0058 family protein; translation: MKKQELIHLHGLLAQVQEHYEEHTGNTVEHDEYLDQGVRPTSIHKSKTDHKAAVFALADGLTSELESEVKEPLSASAD
- a CDS encoding ABC transporter permease → MSRFGRVHAASRAAALSFLRRRTAVFFTFLFPLLIVLIFGALVETQPTGGGLFTEPPGYYVPGYLAVVVLFTPLSRVGSEVARHREGNRFEKLATTPLRRWEWLLAQTVVNVAVIGLAALLLLGLLLAVTGAEIVLSPLLVPFVVAAVALFCGIGAILGALADSQDGVIAASNAIALPLLFLSETFVPPSLLPAWFRPLLELSPLTYFSRGVRAATFETPALADGVVLASYGREDPLVNLAILTGLAVLALAVGALALPQTD
- a CDS encoding ABC transporter ATP-binding protein gives rise to the protein MTDVLLARDLARTYGDTVALAGVSLSVGEGEVLGLVGPNGAGKTTLVRALTGTTDAEGTVELFGESPRSVDRSRIGLLPQSFDPPARLTARELLEYYAGLYDHARDATAVLSDVGLEDATDTAYEHLSGGQQRRVCVGTALVNDPELLVLDEPTTGIDPSGRRAVWRLLEGLADGGTTIVLTTHYMAEVERLADRVGLLADGELLALDSPRALIGEYGGRTRLVIDVDGEPSEPLSIGFETTRRDGQLVVMDIAPTEIGTVVDRLSSAGITPGSLTWREPDMEDVYLGLTGTAVGHGGDPLDPAELDAAGPIAADGGQP
- a CDS encoding DUF7546 family protein, with product MHNATTLTARLRPAPETARWAFLVVNAELLVLWLWFVTARPTFASLLGARYVLYPFVWINVGLWALWRTTPAPAPPRRRYLAGALAAGYLLLLAYVGGLFGTATHHVVTPQVALGTPPGFSPALLYDGAMLKLTVLPYKLVGYLALAYLVYATVIDAAGSAIAGVLGLFSCISCTWPIVAAFVTGTIGGGAAIAGAVYAGGYDLSVAVFVVTVGLLYWRPTV
- a CDS encoding heme o synthase — translated: MRETDTRTFTALLTGAVIGVYALIVAGATAAIADAASACSSWPTCSQPPSLTEPALMIAWGHRVTALLVGLLVIATAVVGWRVARRRRVKYALAVALALFPVQIGVGAAVATTGAAGEIPSVHLGVAASIFGALVAALAWHLEAGADDQPVTTDPGPVSEPVGDVTVTRPSGLVETVRAYVSLTKPRLMWLLSLVAAAGMALAADGSIPIETILATIGGGVLAIGSSGTFNHILERDVDRRMNRTADRPLTTEQVPVTNALAFGFALGALSLAAFLTVNVLVAVLGLVAIVFYSVIYTLVLKPNTVQNTVIGGFAGALPALIGSAAVTGTIGPAGLALATLIFLWTPAHFYNLALAYKDDYARGGFPMMPVVRGEATTRKHILWYLAATLLAATVVTAIADLGALVGATTVVLGAVFLWMVVRLHRERTESAAFRAFHASNAYLGAFLVAVVIDALAI
- the coxB gene encoding cytochrome c oxidase subunit II, which codes for MTRNRAGVVAVLSGALVAVGSQPALAQSTASSSTEEAIWGLNFELLAVAIPITILVEAILFYTVWRFRSSNVEEAKPTKENRRLEITWTVATAIVLLFVGIGAYGVLAQDDVSGQGEADMEVQVFAERYAWSYEYPEQNVSSSDQLVIPVNQTVKLNITSKDWLHAFHVPELGLKSDAFPAQSNYLVTTPQETGTYQVYCAEYCGAGHSLMMSEVNVTTQERYESWLASQQAE
- a CDS encoding DUF7836 family putative zinc-binding protein gives rise to the protein MEEAYVRLLCPECSKDWQSTPRDLPEPSETYHCPNCHASRRLSEFMRTDQDLQTLKELQ
- a CDS encoding translation initiation factor IF-2 subunit beta, giving the protein MDYDDMLDRAISETPDIEGGNERFDVPDPDIRQEGNVTVYENFQTTVDRLGREDGHVVKFLQNELGTSGHIDESGRARLTGSFSERRISEAIDAYVSEFVLCSECGLPDTKLIREKGAVLLQCEACGARSSTSG
- a CDS encoding phytoene/squalene synthase family protein, encoding MADTSEAVDPATIESDLAWSHEIVQEVSRTFAITIDILEEPMSSSICVGYLLCRIPDTIEDAGHIPPETKASLLETYDSILDPAESTSVEAFERDVAEWIPEDGGADWELVAQTDRVLRVFESRPERIREAIRPPARELVGGMVTFVRRYASEGGLRLQAREELHEYCHYAAGTVGELVTNLVTDEETPAETREPLEDNAESFGLALQLVNIAKDVGADFHKEDNVYLPADELNAQGVDQDALDNPDNADGVVAVVRRTIDDARGYLDDAQTWLEHVPERAGNRTAAWAIPYLLAVGTLREVESRPEDVLRPEGVKVSRQEVGAVIEASLGGLDADTLGELRRQIADEPLVSL